A stretch of the Streptosporangium sp. NBC_01755 genome encodes the following:
- a CDS encoding DUF3037 domain-containing protein, with translation MDVYEYAIIRVIPRVERGELINAGVLLYCQPRGYLCAHVELDEARLSALDSQVDLDGVRHALDVYRRSCVGEGPLTEEPLGNRFRWLTAPRSTIVQTGPVHAGLTADPEAELEHLVTRLVRVL, from the coding sequence ATGGACGTCTACGAGTACGCGATCATCCGAGTCATCCCCCGGGTGGAGCGCGGCGAGCTGATCAACGCCGGCGTGCTGCTCTACTGCCAGCCGCGCGGTTACCTGTGTGCCCACGTGGAGCTGGACGAGGCACGCCTGAGCGCCCTCGACTCCCAGGTGGACCTCGACGGCGTACGGCACGCGCTCGACGTCTACCGGCGCTCCTGCGTCGGCGAGGGACCGCTGACCGAGGAGCCGCTGGGCAACCGGTTCCGCTGGCTGACCGCGCCGCGCAGCACGATCGTGCAGACGGGCCCGGTCCACGCCGGTCTCACCGCCGACCCGGAGGCGGAGCTGGAACACCTCGTGACCCGCCTGGTCCGCGTCCTCTAG